A window of Komagataeibacter medellinensis NBRC 3288 contains these coding sequences:
- a CDS encoding RrF2 family transcriptional regulator, producing MRLTLHTDYALRTLIYMGLHANRRVSIHEIADAYDISENHLVKVIHRLSRLGLIDARRGRGGGLVLAHAPEDIRIGDVVRKTEDDMRLVSCESAHTEGTSCILSDMCKLRGALAQALDAFMKILDATTLADLLPDHERHMLLARLPGPLASGDTVQRA from the coding sequence ATGCGCCTGACCTTGCACACCGATTATGCCTTACGCACGCTTATATACATGGGACTCCATGCGAACAGGCGCGTCTCCATCCATGAGATTGCCGATGCGTACGATATATCGGAAAATCATCTGGTTAAGGTCATCCACCGACTGTCCCGTCTTGGGTTGATTGATGCGCGGCGCGGGCGTGGAGGTGGTCTGGTGCTGGCCCATGCACCCGAGGACATCCGTATCGGGGATGTCGTACGCAAGACCGAGGACGATATGCGGCTTGTCAGTTGCGAATCCGCCCACACGGAAGGGACATCGTGCATCCTGTCCGACATGTGCAAGCTGCGGGGTGCACTGGCGCAGGCACTTGATGCTTTCATGAAAATACTGGACGCGACCACCCTGGCCGACCTTCTGCCAGACCATGAGCGCCACATGCTGCTTGCACGCCTGCCAGGCCCGCTCGCATCAGGCGATACCGTACAGCGCGCCTGA
- a CDS encoding DMT family transporter, protein MAYACLLVAILAEVTATFCLTLSNGFTRLGPSCVTVVGYGVAFYALSLALRTIPTGVAYAIWSGVGTVLITLVCRVVLGQKLDLAAIGGMALILAGVLVMNLLSGTGHHG, encoded by the coding sequence ATGGCTTATGCCTGCCTGCTCGTTGCCATACTGGCGGAGGTGACGGCCACGTTCTGCCTCACCCTTTCCAACGGTTTTACCCGGCTCGGTCCTTCCTGCGTGACCGTGGTGGGGTATGGGGTGGCGTTCTATGCGCTGTCGCTGGCGCTGCGCACCATCCCGACTGGGGTGGCTTATGCCATATGGTCCGGTGTGGGGACCGTGCTGATCACGTTGGTATGTCGCGTGGTACTGGGTCAGAAGCTCGATCTGGCCGCTATAGGCGGCATGGCGCTCATACTGGCCGGGGTGCTGGTCATGAACCTGCTGTCAGGCACGGGGCACCACGGATAG
- a CDS encoding GntP family transporter, producing the protein MTPLALILIGLGSIAVLLVLILWVRLHPFVALLCVAVAVAVLTGMPVEKLADSIQGSMGRTMGHIAIIVALGAMIGRLIDLSGGAAVVAGRLVDRVGAAHVPLALVIAAFGVGIPVFFEVGVIMLMPLVYGMARQTGRAPAVFGIPMAVTMLTVHALLPPHPGAVAVAGALGVGAGHMLLLGLPLAAVATGLTYVLTRPIMARPFGCTPDIRAVVDEASHVAHTHDAADGPARQFMQASQRRPVGAGEIVMVIAVPVLLMVGGTLAGELMAPGRLRTVLVFAGIPFVALGLDVILCAWLLGLRRGVALGTVSEVVAAALPGTAIIILITGAGGAFAQVLVGSGVGDALGGLLAATGLPLLVLAFVLTMILRVAQGPTTVALMTTAGILGPMIGRLHLDQTHLALLALAMGAGGMGFSHVNDAGFWIVTRMCGVSVREGLLSWSVMTLIASVLVFVGVAGLWAVLPA; encoded by the coding sequence ATGACTCCGCTTGCACTGATCCTGATTGGCCTTGGCTCGATTGCCGTTCTTCTGGTTCTGATCCTGTGGGTGCGGCTGCATCCCTTCGTGGCGCTGCTGTGCGTGGCGGTGGCGGTGGCGGTGCTGACCGGTATGCCGGTGGAGAAGCTGGCCGATTCGATTCAGGGCAGCATGGGCCGTACCATGGGCCATATCGCCATTATCGTAGCCCTTGGGGCCATGATCGGGCGGCTGATCGACCTCTCCGGCGGGGCGGCGGTAGTGGCGGGGCGGCTTGTTGATCGCGTTGGAGCCGCCCATGTGCCGCTGGCGCTGGTCATCGCGGCCTTCGGGGTGGGCATACCGGTTTTCTTTGAAGTGGGCGTGATCATGCTCATGCCGCTGGTCTATGGCATGGCGCGCCAGACAGGCCGCGCACCCGCAGTCTTTGGCATACCCATGGCCGTCACGATGCTGACCGTGCATGCCCTGCTGCCCCCCCATCCCGGCGCCGTGGCCGTGGCGGGAGCCCTGGGCGTGGGAGCGGGCCACATGCTGTTACTGGGCCTGCCGCTGGCTGCCGTGGCGACGGGATTGACCTATGTGCTGACCCGCCCAATCATGGCTCGGCCCTTTGGCTGCACACCCGATATCCGTGCGGTGGTGGATGAGGCCAGCCATGTTGCCCACACCCATGATGCGGCAGATGGACCGGCCAGACAGTTCATGCAGGCCAGCCAGCGCCGTCCGGTCGGTGCCGGTGAGATTGTAATGGTGATTGCTGTGCCGGTCCTGCTGATGGTGGGGGGCACGCTGGCGGGGGAACTGATGGCGCCCGGCCGCCTGCGCACGGTGCTGGTATTTGCGGGTATTCCCTTCGTTGCTCTGGGGCTGGATGTGATCCTGTGCGCGTGGCTGCTAGGGCTGCGGCGTGGCGTAGCACTTGGTACCGTATCCGAAGTGGTGGCTGCCGCCCTGCCGGGCACGGCCATTATCATCTTGATTACCGGTGCGGGGGGCGCGTTTGCACAGGTGCTGGTAGGCAGTGGAGTGGGGGATGCGCTGGGTGGCCTGCTGGCCGCCACCGGCCTGCCGTTGCTGGTGCTGGCTTTCGTGCTGACCATGATCCTGCGCGTCGCACAGGGGCCGACTACCGTGGCGCTGATGACGACAGCCGGCATCCTTGGTCCCATGATCGGACGGCTGCATCTTGACCAGACGCATCTGGCGCTGCTGGCGCTGGCGATGGGGGCGGGGGGCATGGGGTTCTCCCATGTCAATGATGCCGGGTTCTGGATCGTGACGCGCATGTGCGGTGTGAGCGTGCGTGAAGGGCTGTTGAGTTGGAGCGTGATGACGCTCATTGCCTCCGTTCTGGTCTTTGTCGGTGTGGCCGGACTGTGGGCGGTGCTGCCTGCCTGA
- a CDS encoding dicarboxylate/amino acid:cation symporter — translation MLAVPSKHNASRRTRAIVVALLLGVVVGLGLHMAGPAAYEPASRCASLLTGLFLRLVRMIIAPLVFATLVSGIGSLGDGAQVLRIGGRILLWFVVASFLSLLTGLVAANLLQPGAGFTVPLSAANTGLAQAHFDPVEFVLHVVPTSIFDAMGRNDILQIVVFSVLFGLALPAVGKGAQRMILPWTGELARIMLRMTDMVMYVAPIAVFGSVMGSVAHSGAGILGTFGLFLCKFYATLGVLWALLTAMTFCVLGRRVFVLARTLLQPILLGFATASSESVYPLLVERLEQFGVPDRISGFVLPLGYSFNLDGSVLFQSFGALFIAQVYGIHMPLGQQVAMVLVMMLSSKGIAGVPRAALVTLAAVMPQFGLPEAGLALILGIDHFLDMARTATNVLGNGYAAAVAARWEGVLENRQLAEGE, via the coding sequence ATATTGGCCGTTCCCAGCAAACATAATGCCAGCCGCCGTACCCGTGCCATCGTGGTGGCCCTGCTGCTTGGCGTTGTCGTGGGGCTGGGGCTCCACATGGCCGGCCCCGCCGCCTATGAGCCCGCCAGCCGTTGCGCCAGTCTGCTGACCGGCCTGTTCCTGCGACTGGTGCGTATGATCATTGCCCCGCTTGTCTTTGCCACACTGGTATCGGGCATCGGCAGCCTGGGTGATGGGGCGCAGGTGCTGCGTATTGGCGGGCGGATCCTGCTGTGGTTTGTCGTGGCATCCTTCCTGTCGCTACTGACGGGACTGGTGGCGGCTAACCTGCTCCAACCCGGTGCTGGCTTCACCGTGCCGCTTTCGGCTGCAAATACGGGCCTTGCGCAGGCACATTTTGATCCGGTGGAATTTGTGCTGCATGTGGTGCCGACCAGTATTTTCGATGCGATGGGGCGCAATGACATCCTGCAGATCGTTGTGTTTTCCGTCCTGTTCGGGCTTGCGCTCCCGGCTGTAGGCAAGGGCGCGCAGCGCATGATCCTGCCATGGACCGGGGAACTGGCACGCATCATGCTGCGGATGACCGACATGGTCATGTATGTTGCTCCCATAGCGGTGTTTGGCTCCGTCATGGGCAGCGTGGCCCATAGCGGGGCGGGCATTCTGGGCACGTTCGGGCTGTTCTTGTGCAAATTCTATGCAACGCTGGGGGTGTTGTGGGCGCTGCTGACCGCCATGACCTTCTGTGTGCTGGGCCGACGTGTGTTTGTGTTGGCGCGGACGCTGCTGCAGCCGATCCTGCTGGGTTTTGCCACCGCCAGCAGTGAATCGGTCTATCCCTTGCTGGTCGAGCGGCTGGAGCAGTTTGGCGTGCCTGATCGCATCAGCGGGTTCGTGCTGCCTCTGGGTTACAGCTTCAACCTTGATGGGTCGGTACTGTTCCAGTCCTTTGGCGCGCTTTTCATCGCGCAGGTCTATGGCATCCATATGCCGCTGGGCCAGCAGGTGGCAATGGTGCTGGTGATGATGCTGAGCAGCAAGGGCATTGCCGGTGTGCCGCGTGCGGCGCTGGTCACGCTGGCGGCCGTCATGCCGCAGTTTGGCCTGCCCGAAGCGGGGTTAGCGCTGATACTGGGAATCGACCACTTCCTCGACATGGCGCGCACGGCGACCAACGTGCTGGGCAATGGCTATGCCGCCGCCGTTGCGGCGCGGTGGGAAGGGGTGCTGGAAAACCGCCAACTGGCGGAAGGGGAATAA
- a CDS encoding IS5 family transposase — protein MGRFILTDAQWAKMEPLCLGKKSYRGRSGKDNRLFIEAVLWIARTGSPLRDLPPGFDH, from the coding sequence ATGGGTCGCTTCATACTGACGGATGCCCAATGGGCGAAAATGGAACCGCTGTGCCTTGGGAAGAAGTCATATCGAGGACGCAGCGGGAAGGATAACCGCCTGTTCATCGAAGCTGTGTTGTGGATAGCCCGTACTGGTAGTCCGTTGCGGGACCTGCCGCCGGGTTTTGATCATTGA
- a CDS encoding GDSL-type esterase/lipase family protein, with product MRICFIGDSYVTGTGDETCQGWAGRLCAMERQAGHDVTLYNLGVRGQTSHDIAQRWQTETEARIGGRADGRIVLSFGANDCTIRPDGQPRLGYERSLAAACAILAMAAAHWPVLMVGPPPTGTAMTDVRTQALSAAQATACKRLGIPFLPITDTLLAAPLWCAEISHGDGTHPAGGGYDELAHIIHGWAAWRAWMDASAQT from the coding sequence ATGCGAATCTGCTTTATCGGTGACAGTTACGTCACGGGCACAGGTGACGAGACCTGTCAGGGCTGGGCCGGGCGGCTATGCGCCATGGAACGGCAGGCCGGGCATGATGTCACGCTCTACAACCTCGGCGTGCGCGGGCAGACCAGCCATGACATTGCCCAACGCTGGCAGACCGAGACCGAAGCCCGCATTGGTGGCAGGGCGGATGGCAGGATCGTGCTGTCCTTCGGTGCCAATGACTGCACGATACGGCCCGATGGGCAGCCTCGGCTCGGGTATGAACGCAGTCTGGCCGCTGCCTGCGCCATACTGGCAATGGCTGCCGCGCACTGGCCCGTACTGATGGTCGGACCGCCCCCTACCGGCACCGCCATGACAGATGTCCGCACACAGGCCCTTTCTGCCGCACAGGCCACGGCCTGTAAGCGACTGGGGATACCCTTCCTGCCCATAACCGATACCCTGCTTGCCGCGCCCCTGTGGTGTGCCGAAATCAGCCATGGGGACGGCACACACCCCGCCGGTGGGGGATATGACGAATTGGCCCACATCATTCATGGCTGGGCTGCGTGGCGGGCGTGGATGGACGCATCGGCCCAGACTTAA
- a CDS encoding phosphate-starvation-inducible PsiE family protein, which yields MMTRLPGFLQMARLFDLFEEVVMLVLTLLIVVIAGTSLVHVVVAVGRMLLASGLNPTSPEMLQSIFGMFFTVLIALEFKHSILVLPDAQPHSLIRMRSVLLIGMLATVRKFIVIDLKEVDVMELLALSAATLSLGIVYWLVRPPAPVTQAPIPMPEHGPAA from the coding sequence ATGATGACACGCCTGCCCGGTTTCCTTCAGATGGCCCGCCTGTTCGATCTGTTCGAGGAGGTGGTCATGCTGGTGCTCACCCTGCTTATCGTCGTCATTGCCGGCACATCGCTGGTGCATGTGGTGGTCGCAGTCGGGCGGATGTTGCTGGCAAGCGGCCTGAATCCGACCAGCCCGGAAATGCTGCAGAGCATCTTCGGCATGTTCTTTACCGTACTGATCGCGCTGGAGTTCAAGCATTCCATACTCGTCCTGCCCGATGCCCAGCCTCATAGCCTGATCCGCATGCGGTCGGTCCTGCTGATCGGCATGCTGGCCACGGTGCGCAAGTTCATCGTCATCGACCTCAAGGAGGTGGATGTCATGGAATTGCTGGCCCTTTCGGCGGCCACCCTTTCGCTTGGGATCGTCTACTGGCTGGTGCGGCCACCAGCGCCCGTGACACAGGCTCCCATTCCCATGCCTGAACACGGACCAGCGGCCTGA
- a CDS encoding phosphoethanolamine transferase: MNPSRPTALRRRLRGLCARFWPDALLGSMVVLALLPACTALQGVLRAVLLWGVVALACNSRRVLLACLLPAVVLLPGALYYISISGVPPGYPLWLILFYCSLPVVKGYIGPVLPYLCAWMVLWGALSALYCLRPRGPVVRWRPRTRMACMGVLLAVIVVPTVRLWYSLPPARGGTENPMVPIHARFDRAWPWSVLSGYVAARRETWRVAQMASRISREPVHFLAPPPDAAPQVVVLVIGESARRDHQHLYGYPVSTTPEMEQVPGLVRFDNMVTPFDYTVGAVPVILSGYDRLLSGAVPGHDLVSVFNAAGFDTWWISNHPRLGPYDSVIGAYSEQAHHIAYTTVHGGIMSSPVLDERMLPVVDGAIAQARGPVFIVLHLFGSHENAADRYPAAFSHVGTSYDNSIAYTDHLLAHVRASLAAHGGPATLFYVSDHGVRVNECTAGIPAHGDVRAAYEVPFYFWASAAWQADRPQAMQAARDNTHAPFTLAAIPASVLDAAGLAYQGADMARSALSAHPGLPRRIVHGDSAANQSVDYDHSHDDAHCHIARN; the protein is encoded by the coding sequence ATGAATCCGTCCCGCCCGACCGCCCTGCGCCGCCGCCTGCGTGGCTTGTGCGCCCGTTTCTGGCCTGATGCGCTGCTGGGCAGCATGGTGGTGCTGGCGCTGCTGCCCGCCTGCACGGCGCTGCAGGGGGTACTGCGCGCAGTCCTGCTGTGGGGTGTGGTGGCGCTGGCGTGCAACAGCAGGCGGGTGTTGCTGGCCTGCCTGCTGCCCGCAGTCGTGCTGCTGCCCGGCGCGCTTTATTACATCAGCATAAGTGGTGTGCCGCCGGGTTATCCACTGTGGCTGATCCTGTTCTACTGCTCGCTGCCGGTGGTGAAGGGGTATATCGGGCCGGTCCTGCCGTATCTGTGTGCGTGGATGGTGCTGTGGGGGGCGCTTTCGGCGCTGTACTGCCTGCGCCCGCGCGGGCCGGTGGTGCGGTGGCGGCCACGCACGCGCATGGCGTGCATGGGGGTGCTGTTGGCCGTGATCGTGGTGCCGACCGTGCGGCTCTGGTATAGCCTGCCGCCTGCGCGCGGCGGGACCGAAAACCCGATGGTGCCCATCCATGCCCGCTTTGACCGGGCATGGCCATGGAGCGTGCTGAGCGGTTACGTCGCCGCCCGGCGCGAGACGTGGCGCGTGGCACAGATGGCCAGTCGCATCAGCCGTGAACCTGTCCATTTTCTGGCCCCGCCGCCCGATGCGGCACCACAGGTGGTGGTGCTGGTGATTGGCGAGAGCGCGCGGCGTGACCACCAGCACCTGTACGGCTACCCCGTGTCCACCACGCCCGAGATGGAGCAGGTGCCGGGTCTTGTGCGCTTTGATAACATGGTCACTCCCTTTGATTACACGGTGGGTGCCGTGCCGGTCATTCTGTCGGGTTATGACCGTCTGCTGTCTGGTGCCGTACCGGGGCATGACCTGGTATCGGTGTTCAATGCTGCGGGGTTTGATACATGGTGGATCAGCAACCACCCCCGCCTGGGGCCGTATGACAGTGTGATCGGCGCCTATTCGGAACAGGCGCATCATATTGCCTACACCACCGTGCATGGTGGGATCATGAGCAGCCCGGTGCTGGATGAACGCATGTTGCCCGTGGTGGACGGGGCCATTGCACAGGCGCGCGGCCCCGTTTTTATCGTGCTGCACCTGTTTGGCAGCCATGAGAACGCAGCCGACCGTTATCCCGCCGCCTTCAGTCATGTTGGCACATCCTATGACAACAGCATTGCCTATACCGACCACCTGCTGGCGCATGTGCGCGCCAGCCTTGCCGCCCATGGTGGCCCTGCCACGCTGTTCTATGTGTCGGACCACGGGGTGCGCGTAAATGAATGCACGGCGGGCATTCCCGCGCATGGGGATGTGCGTGCGGCGTATGAGGTGCCGTTCTATTTCTGGGCATCCGCTGCCTGGCAGGCTGACCGCCCGCAGGCCATGCAGGCAGCGCGCGACAATACGCATGCCCCCTTTACGCTGGCCGCCATTCCCGCCAGCGTTCTCGATGCAGCGGGACTGGCCTATCAGGGGGCTGATATGGCGCGTTCCGCCCTGTCAGCCCATCCCGGCCTGCCGCGCCGTATCGTGCACGGGGACAGTGCTGCCAACCAGAGCGTGGATTACGATCACAGTCATGATGATGCGCACTGCCATATTGCCCGCAACTGA
- a CDS encoding NADP-dependent isocitrate dehydrogenase, translated as MAKIKVKNPVVEMDGDEMTRIIWHFIRERLILPYLDIDLKYYDLGITHRDETDDRVTVEAAEAVRRYGVGVKCATITPDEARVEEFGLKKMWRSPNGTIRNILDGTIFREPIICSNVPRLVPHWTQPIVIGRHAYGDIYRAAETRIPGPGKVTLRYTPADGGPEQVLDVHDFKGPGVALGMHNTRASIEGFARASLAYGRDRKLPVYLSTKNTILKAYDGMFKDVFQEVYEREFKAEFEKLGLTYEHRLIDDMVACALKWKGGYVWACKNYDGDVESDIVAQGFGSLGLMTSVLLNPTGDVVEAEAAHGTVTRHFREHQKGRPTSTNPIASIFAWTRGLAYRGRFDDTPDVTHFAHTLERVCIETVEGGQMTKDLALLVGKDTKWLDTQPFLDVLDEKLSTALAKA; from the coding sequence ATGGCAAAGATCAAGGTCAAGAATCCCGTTGTCGAGATGGATGGCGACGAGATGACCCGCATTATCTGGCACTTCATCCGCGAACGGCTGATCCTGCCCTATCTGGATATCGACCTGAAATATTATGACCTTGGCATTACCCACCGTGACGAGACCGATGACCGCGTAACCGTGGAAGCCGCCGAAGCCGTGCGCCGGTACGGCGTGGGCGTGAAATGCGCCACCATCACCCCAGACGAGGCACGGGTAGAAGAATTTGGCCTCAAGAAGATGTGGCGCTCGCCCAACGGGACCATCCGCAATATCCTTGATGGCACGATCTTCCGTGAACCGATCATCTGCTCCAACGTGCCGCGCCTTGTCCCGCACTGGACACAGCCCATCGTGATCGGCCGCCATGCCTATGGCGACATCTACCGCGCGGCCGAAACCCGCATCCCCGGTCCCGGCAAGGTCACGCTGCGCTACACCCCCGCCGATGGCGGCCCGGAGCAGGTGCTCGACGTGCATGACTTCAAGGGCCCCGGCGTGGCACTTGGCATGCACAATACCCGTGCCTCGATCGAGGGCTTCGCGCGTGCGTCCCTCGCCTACGGGCGCGACCGGAAGCTGCCGGTCTACCTGTCCACCAAGAACACCATCCTCAAGGCCTATGACGGCATGTTCAAGGATGTGTTCCAGGAAGTGTACGAACGGGAATTCAAGGCCGAGTTCGAAAAGCTGGGCCTGACCTACGAACACCGCCTGATTGATGACATGGTGGCCTGCGCGCTGAAGTGGAAGGGTGGCTACGTCTGGGCATGCAAGAACTATGACGGCGACGTGGAAAGCGACATCGTAGCCCAGGGCTTCGGCAGCCTTGGCCTCATGACTTCGGTGCTGCTGAACCCGACGGGCGACGTGGTGGAAGCCGAAGCCGCACACGGCACCGTCACCCGCCACTTCCGCGAACACCAGAAAGGGCGGCCCACCAGCACCAACCCCATCGCCTCGATCTTTGCATGGACACGGGGTCTGGCCTATCGTGGCAGGTTCGATGACACACCGGATGTGACCCACTTTGCCCATACGCTGGAGCGCGTGTGCATTGAAACCGTCGAAGGCGGCCAGATGACCAAGGACCTCGCCCTGCTGGTGGGCAAAGACACCAAGTGGCTCGATACCCAGCCCTTCCTTGACGTGCTGGATGAAAAGCTGAGCACGGCACTGGCCAAGGCGTAA
- a CDS encoding aldose epimerase family protein, translating into MRATLPCKSHLLLLATWLLAALPATVAWATPQPVTITRAPFGTLADGQTVEQFTLANGRGMSVRVMTYGAIITAIDVPDRWGHVADVVLGFPTLEGYVVNNPRGSLYFGATVGRVANRIRGGSFTLDGRTYHIPQTEGTNALHGGRQGFDRHVWSVETITTTPQAASVTLMRVSPDGEEGFPGTLTTHVTFGLNTRNELSLHYRATTDRPTVVNLTNHSYFNLGGEGSGSVESEILQIHADTFTPVDAQSLPLGTIAPVAGTALDFRMPRRIGAGLRDGGQQMLFQRGYDHNWIVGGTPTRAPIPAAHLSDPASGRNMDVLTTQPGLQVYTANALDGRYSGPAGHAYRQTDAVALEAEHYPDSPNHPDFPTITLRPGETYDQTTIYRLGVEPMGHGTP; encoded by the coding sequence ATGCGCGCCACGCTTCCATGTAAAAGTCACCTCCTTCTGCTTGCCACATGGCTGCTGGCAGCATTGCCCGCCACCGTGGCATGGGCCACACCCCAACCCGTAACCATAACGCGCGCGCCCTTTGGCACGCTGGCGGACGGGCAGACAGTAGAGCAGTTCACGCTGGCTAACGGTCGGGGCATGAGCGTGCGGGTCATGACCTATGGCGCGATCATAACCGCCATTGACGTGCCTGACCGCTGGGGGCACGTAGCGGACGTGGTGCTGGGTTTTCCCACACTGGAAGGATACGTGGTGAACAACCCGCGCGGCAGCCTGTATTTTGGCGCAACTGTAGGGCGGGTGGCCAACCGCATCAGAGGTGGCAGCTTTACGCTTGATGGGCGCACCTACCATATTCCCCAGACAGAAGGGACCAACGCCCTGCACGGCGGCCGTCAGGGTTTTGACCGGCATGTCTGGAGCGTGGAGACCATCACCACCACGCCGCAGGCCGCCAGCGTGACCCTGATGCGGGTCAGTCCCGATGGCGAAGAAGGCTTTCCCGGCACCCTGACCACGCATGTCACATTTGGCCTGAACACGCGCAACGAACTGTCGCTCCATTACCGCGCCACCACCGACAGGCCCACCGTGGTCAACCTGACCAACCACAGCTACTTCAACCTGGGGGGAGAGGGGAGCGGGTCGGTGGAAAGCGAGATCCTGCAGATCCATGCAGATACCTTTACCCCGGTAGATGCGCAGTCACTGCCACTAGGCACCATAGCGCCAGTGGCGGGCACAGCGCTCGATTTCCGCATGCCCCGGCGCATCGGCGCGGGCCTGCGCGACGGGGGGCAACAAATGCTGTTCCAGCGCGGCTACGACCATAACTGGATCGTGGGCGGCACGCCCACGCGGGCACCGATCCCTGCCGCCCACCTGTCAGACCCGGCATCGGGCCGGAACATGGACGTACTGACCACCCAGCCCGGCCTGCAGGTCTATACCGCCAATGCGCTTGATGGGCGTTACAGCGGGCCTGCGGGGCACGCCTACCGCCAGACGGACGCCGTGGCACTGGAGGCCGAACATTATCCTGACAGCCCCAACCACCCGGATTTCCCTACCATCACCCTTCGGCCAGGTGAAACCTATGACCAGACAACCATTTACCGCCTGGGCGTAGAACCGATGGGGCACGGTACTCCCTGA
- a CDS encoding surface-adhesin E family protein — MGYRVVVAVLATGIACGGMMAGARMARAQDLPASPAPHDSVELHKLPPYQNKVNEYIDLASIQLHGAHSSATFIQDFDEDMIRHGLPFASVRFSVVYNCAADTYRTLSYATWSGHMGTGHRITDGPVPRGEMTVDPSLRDGRQIACARWSASHKGAE; from the coding sequence ATGGGATACAGGGTTGTGGTGGCGGTACTGGCCACGGGTATTGCCTGTGGTGGCATGATGGCCGGTGCGCGGATGGCACGGGCACAGGATCTGCCCGCATCCCCTGCGCCGCATGACAGCGTGGAACTGCACAAACTGCCACCATACCAGAACAAGGTTAATGAATATATTGATCTTGCTTCCATCCAGTTGCATGGCGCGCATTCATCGGCAACGTTCATCCAGGATTTTGACGAGGATATGATCCGGCACGGGCTGCCGTTTGCCTCTGTCCGGTTCTCCGTTGTCTACAACTGTGCGGCCGATACGTACCGCACCCTGTCCTATGCCACGTGGTCGGGGCATATGGGCACGGGCCATCGCATAACTGATGGCCCCGTGCCGCGGGGGGAGATGACGGTAGATCCTTCCCTGCGCGATGGCCGACAGATTGCCTGCGCCCGCTGGAGCGCCAGCCACAAGGGCGCTGAATAA
- a CDS encoding restriction endonuclease, which translates to MRAGIMPWLWVWLLLGCTPAMAAHPLYHLAPATPGCTQPEALHRARHLSVAIGHDHALAALHCQRAAEGGTWQLVGQHGDVLLLRHLPAQRGEAALYFPASAATRVGASLPVGLLRLVIMGGGAMLLWPILRQGWRWWRRRRAWRMCTGLIRQHAEALRIRRRQLVQPNSYGVEQTGKWQREMAAFSRTVLRPALRLRHLDHVWPGLAAAVQARIERVACQPPAGSDAGYAPDMDPIAYEHYCADRLRACGWEAHITPPGGDQGADVIAQRGRLRLVVQCKLYRNAVGNDAVQQVAAARLHYHADVAAVVSNADYTASARQLAGSNSVFLLHHDELADLGSRLMRTRKLG; encoded by the coding sequence ATGCGTGCAGGGATTATGCCATGGCTGTGGGTCTGGCTGCTGCTGGGCTGTACCCCGGCCATGGCCGCACATCCCCTTTATCATTTGGCACCCGCAACGCCCGGCTGCACTCAGCCCGAGGCCCTGCATCGCGCTCGGCACCTGTCTGTAGCCATAGGACATGACCACGCGCTGGCCGCCCTGCACTGCCAGCGCGCGGCGGAGGGGGGAACATGGCAGCTTGTGGGCCAGCATGGTGATGTGTTGCTGCTACGCCATCTTCCCGCGCAGCGGGGAGAGGCTGCCCTGTATTTTCCCGCCAGTGCGGCAACACGGGTGGGCGCATCCCTGCCTGTAGGCCTGTTACGGCTGGTCATAATGGGGGGCGGGGCCATGCTGTTATGGCCGATCCTGCGGCAGGGCTGGCGGTGGTGGCGCAGGCGGCGGGCATGGCGTATGTGCACAGGGCTGATCCGCCAGCATGCCGAGGCCTTGCGTATCCGGCGCAGGCAGCTTGTGCAACCGAACAGCTATGGGGTGGAACAGACCGGCAAATGGCAGCGTGAGATGGCGGCGTTCAGCAGGACCGTCCTGCGTCCTGCGTTGCGGTTACGGCATCTGGACCACGTCTGGCCGGGTCTTGCGGCAGCGGTACAGGCCCGGATCGAGCGCGTTGCCTGCCAGCCCCCTGCGGGTTCCGATGCGGGTTATGCACCTGACATGGACCCCATCGCTTACGAGCATTACTGTGCTGACCGTTTACGGGCATGCGGGTGGGAGGCACATATTACGCCACCGGGCGGGGATCAGGGGGCCGATGTGATTGCCCAGCGGGGCAGGCTGCGGCTGGTCGTGCAGTGCAAGCTGTACCGAAATGCCGTGGGAAATGATGCGGTACAGCAGGTTGCCGCCGCCCGCCTGCACTATCATGCCGATGTGGCGGCTGTTGTCTCCAACGCGGATTACACCGCTTCAGCCCGGCAACTGGCGGGTTCCAATTCCGTATTCCTGCTGCACCATGATGAACTGGCGGATCTTGGCAGTCGTCTGATGCGCACGCGCAAGTTGGGCTAA